One genomic region from Microcystis panniformis FACHB-1757 encodes:
- a CDS encoding restriction endonuclease subunit S produces MKLNKKYIALNNLIILQRGFDLPEIERVIGNIPVVASTGIIGSHNIAKVKGPGVVIGRSGSIGGGQYVASDFWPLNTTLWVKDFKEHNPRFIYYVLKNIDFSRFNFGTGVPTLNRNHIANIKVLAFDKSQEEKIADILSKYDDLIENNRRRIELLERSARLLYKEWFVRLRFPGHEHTPIIDGIPEGWERLKLGEVLTLQRGFDLPSAKRTHGQYPIFASTGINGYHEKAKVQAPGIVTGRSGSLGKVMYIAEDFWPLNTTLYVKDFIKVDAVFALHLLENLHLEQYNAGAAVPTLNRNDIHKIKVLCPSCTLKSLFLAFANPIYTQIHFLDRYNQKLKQARDILLPKLMNGEIEV; encoded by the coding sequence ATGAAATTAAACAAAAAATATATAGCTTTAAATAATTTAATCATATTACAAAGAGGTTTTGATCTTCCAGAGATAGAGCGAGTTATAGGCAATATACCTGTTGTGGCTTCAACAGGTATAATCGGTTCTCACAACATCGCCAAAGTTAAGGGGCCGGGAGTTGTAATTGGTCGTAGTGGTAGCATAGGTGGCGGTCAATATGTAGCTAGTGATTTTTGGCCACTTAATACTACACTATGGGTAAAAGATTTTAAAGAACATAACCCAAGATTTATTTATTATGTATTAAAAAATATTGATTTTTCTCGTTTTAATTTCGGTACTGGCGTTCCTACGCTAAATAGAAATCACATTGCTAATATTAAAGTTTTGGCTTTCGATAAATCTCAAGAAGAAAAAATCGCCGATATCCTCTCCAAATATGATGATTTAATCGAAAATAATCGCCGCCGCATCGAGTTATTAGAACGTTCAGCCCGTTTACTTTACAAGGAATGGTTCGTCCGTTTACGCTTCCCCGGACACGAACACACCCCGATTATTGATGGTATTCCTGAAGGGTGGGAGAGATTAAAACTAGGTGAGGTTCTAACCTTACAAAGAGGATTCGATCTTCCTAGTGCAAAAAGAACTCACGGACAATATCCTATTTTTGCATCAACCGGTATTAATGGTTATCATGAAAAGGCTAAAGTTCAAGCACCGGGTATAGTGACAGGTCGAAGTGGTTCTTTAGGCAAAGTTATGTATATTGCGGAAGATTTCTGGCCGCTTAATACAACACTGTATGTGAAAGATTTTATTAAAGTTGATGCGGTATTTGCACTTCATCTTTTAGAGAATTTACATTTAGAACAATATAATGCTGGTGCGGCAGTTCCTACTCTGAATCGTAATGATATTCATAAAATTAAGGTTTTATGTCCGTCTTGTACATTGAAATCTCTTTTTCTCGCTTTCGCCAATCCGATCTATACCCAAATTCATTTTCTTGATCGGTATAATCAAAAACTAAAACAAGCGCGTGACATACTACTTCCGAAACTTATGAATGGAGAGATCGAGGTGTAG
- a CDS encoding DUF3086 domain-containing protein: MNSEDFNVLPLDKMTDLPNESVEEFSFDDLWNDRPVENPLPSAIAPEGELVPTAQAQPLRAEIEALERQKQSLEAEISALKAERERLIAEELGDIKAQIERMLKEGVKDLEQRKQALEVAIEQLERRRERIRQEMRSNFAGVSQDMAVRVQGFKDYLVGSLQDLAAAAEQLELPRFETPEKSPRPVEPPLRTEREENPRPSRGSQGRDDREESPRPSRTSNQGRDNWQEPRRSNRSGYESEPVGQSTPRQGFSDQNQRIQTLLDRYRSRPDYYGPPWQLRRTFEPIHAERVQQWFFKQGGRGTVRGMGSRLQNILVASAIISIMAELQGDRFRSLVLANSPERLGEWRRGLQDCLGISRADFGPDRGIVLFESPEALIQKAERLIEDKYSPLIIIDDTEERLNFALLQFPYWLAFAPEPQQSSSYWY; encoded by the coding sequence ATGAATTCAGAAGATTTTAATGTTTTACCCCTTGACAAAATGACAGACTTACCCAATGAATCTGTCGAAGAATTTAGTTTTGATGATCTCTGGAACGATCGCCCAGTAGAGAATCCGCTGCCATCGGCAATCGCCCCCGAAGGCGAATTAGTTCCCACAGCGCAGGCGCAACCCCTGCGGGCAGAAATCGAGGCTCTAGAACGGCAAAAACAGAGCCTAGAGGCAGAAATCTCGGCATTAAAAGCGGAAAGAGAACGCTTGATCGCCGAGGAACTAGGAGATATCAAAGCTCAAATCGAAAGAATGCTCAAGGAAGGCGTAAAAGACCTAGAACAACGCAAACAGGCGTTAGAAGTGGCGATCGAACAGTTAGAACGCCGTCGTGAGCGGATTCGGCAGGAAATGCGGAGTAATTTCGCCGGAGTCTCCCAGGATATGGCCGTGCGGGTTCAGGGATTTAAAGACTATCTGGTGGGCAGTTTACAGGATTTGGCCGCGGCTGCCGAACAGTTGGAATTACCCCGTTTTGAAACCCCCGAAAAATCCCCCCGACCCGTGGAACCTCCCCTGCGGACCGAACGGGAGGAAAACCCCCGTCCATCCCGTGGCAGTCAAGGCCGGGATGATCGCGAAGAAAGTCCCCGTCCCTCCCGTACCAGTAACCAAGGCCGGGATAATTGGCAAGAACCCCGTCGCTCTAACCGTTCGGGTTATGAATCGGAACCGGTGGGGCAATCCACCCCTAGACAGGGCTTTTCTGACCAAAATCAGCGCATCCAAACTCTTTTAGACCGTTATCGCAGTCGTCCTGACTATTACGGTCCGCCTTGGCAATTACGGCGCACTTTTGAACCAATTCACGCCGAACGGGTGCAACAGTGGTTCTTTAAACAGGGGGGCCGGGGTACTGTTCGCGGTATGGGCAGCCGTCTCCAGAATATTCTGGTCGCTTCGGCAATTATCTCGATTATGGCGGAATTACAGGGCGATCGCTTCCGTTCTCTCGTTCTGGCTAATAGTCCCGAACGTTTAGGCGAATGGCGGCGCGGTCTCCAAGATTGTCTCGGCATTTCCCGCGCCGATTTTGGACCAGACCGCGGCATCGTTCTCTTTGAGTCTCCCGAAGCTTTAATTCAAAAAGCGGAACGTTTAATTGAGGATAAATATTCACCGCTCATTATCATCGATGATACCGAAGAACGGCTCAATTTCGCTCTTTTACAATTCCCCTACTGGTTAGCTTTTGCCCCTGAACCCCAACAAAGTTCTAGTTATTGGTATTAA
- a CDS encoding DUF3119 family protein: MKTISPQEVTGTIELAPNYRIPLFLVILSLPLLFLQVWLGIIFSLLGLFLMFQTTRIRLQFTPTSLDVYLSGQQIRSFPYQEWQNWRIFWNKVPILFYFKEINSIHFLPIIFDSATLRLCLEKYYPLAASPAIDSEAN, translated from the coding sequence ATGAAAACTATTTCCCCGCAAGAAGTAACAGGAACGATCGAACTGGCTCCTAACTATCGAATTCCCCTGTTTTTGGTAATTTTATCGCTGCCTTTACTCTTTTTACAGGTCTGGCTGGGCATAATTTTCTCCCTGTTAGGGCTATTCTTGATGTTCCAGACTACCCGCATTCGTCTCCAGTTTACCCCCACCTCCTTAGATGTCTATCTATCTGGGCAACAAATTCGCTCCTTTCCCTACCAAGAATGGCAAAATTGGCGGATTTTCTGGAATAAAGTCCCGATCCTATTTTATTTCAAAGAAATTAACAGCATTCATTTTTTGCCCATTATCTTTGACAGCGCAACCCTGAGACTGTGCCTCGAAAAATACTATCCTTTAGCAGCATCGCCAGCGATCGACTCAGAAGCGAACTAA
- a CDS encoding PCP reductase family protein, whose protein sequence is MDALDFSDQLQWTAEAKAKLKNIPYFVRSQARQRISEILKIHFSEPLN, encoded by the coding sequence ATGGACGCTCTAGATTTTTCCGATCAACTACAATGGACCGCAGAAGCAAAAGCAAAACTGAAAAATATTCCCTATTTTGTTCGTTCCCAAGCGCGTCAAAGGATTTCTGAGATATTGAAAATACACTTTTCCGAGCCACTCAATTGA
- a CDS encoding class I SAM-dependent DNA methyltransferase — MAQLDNIEAIEKKLWKAADTLRANSNYASNEYFLPVMGLIFLRHAYSRFLKVKREVEADLPKRGGKTRSLTKEDFLCKGAIYLQEKAQFDFLVALPDSVNRSTSLMEAMLSIEGDYPPLGGILPKTEYQELDNVVLGNLLRILNPEELKKADGDIFGRIYEYFLTQFANLKAHDNGEFFTPVSLVSLIANVLEPDHGLVFDPACGSGGMFVQSAHFVERQRINPQMLTFKGLEKNPTTIRLAKMNLAVHGLEGDIQKAITYYEDPLALAGKVDYVMANPPFNVDEVDSKVDGDERLPFGLPGVNKSNKVSNGNYLWISYFYSYLNDRGKAGFVMSSQASSAGRDEGKVRQKLIETGTVDIMIAIRSNFFYTRSVPCELWFLNRGKPAELQDKILMIDARNIYRKVNRTINDFSPEQLENILSIVWLYRSESKRFIDLVVGYCQSIDREYQGSIALLQNYREHLDKLTEALEKFYNLIDEKDGTWLELRTASELFKDDMDKYAGFAPISYNADDLETLHEAVRCYHEYSEFSRDLGKQADLVNKLLGRAIERAEKDLGARDSKLWWNSRELNTLRKEADTSRQNAIEQLKSVRGFYRHAHWLLERFPDAKLRDVEGLVKVVDREELQANDWSLTPGRYVGVSPEEEDEDFDFEETLREIHLELNDLNSEAIRLADEIAKNFEGLGI, encoded by the coding sequence ATGGCCCAACTGGACAACATCGAAGCGATCGAAAAAAAGCTCTGGAAAGCGGCCGATACTCTGCGAGCTAATTCTAACTATGCCAGTAACGAGTATTTTCTGCCCGTTATGGGCTTGATTTTCCTCCGTCATGCCTACAGTCGTTTTCTCAAGGTTAAAAGGGAGGTAGAGGCGGATTTACCGAAGCGAGGGGGTAAAACACGCTCCTTAACCAAAGAAGATTTCTTGTGCAAAGGAGCGATCTATCTCCAAGAAAAAGCTCAGTTCGATTTTCTGGTGGCGCTCCCCGATAGCGTCAATCGCTCGACCTCCTTGATGGAAGCAATGCTATCGATCGAGGGGGATTATCCACCTTTAGGGGGTATTTTACCGAAAACAGAGTACCAAGAGCTAGATAACGTGGTATTAGGGAATTTACTACGGATTTTAAACCCGGAAGAGTTAAAAAAAGCCGATGGGGATATTTTCGGGCGAATTTACGAATATTTCCTAACTCAATTCGCTAATCTCAAAGCTCACGATAACGGAGAGTTTTTCACTCCCGTTTCTCTAGTATCTTTGATCGCCAATGTTTTAGAACCCGATCACGGATTGGTTTTCGATCCTGCCTGTGGTTCGGGGGGAATGTTTGTCCAGAGCGCACATTTCGTTGAGAGACAGCGCATCAATCCCCAGATGTTAACTTTTAAAGGGTTAGAGAAGAATCCGACCACAATTCGTTTAGCCAAGATGAATCTCGCGGTTCACGGTTTAGAAGGGGATATCCAAAAAGCGATCACCTACTACGAGGATCCGCTGGCATTGGCCGGGAAAGTGGATTATGTGATGGCCAATCCTCCCTTTAACGTGGACGAGGTGGATAGTAAGGTAGATGGTGATGAGCGCTTACCCTTCGGATTGCCGGGGGTTAATAAAAGTAACAAAGTTTCCAACGGTAACTATCTATGGATCAGTTACTTCTACAGCTATCTCAATGATCGAGGAAAAGCCGGTTTTGTCATGTCTTCCCAAGCTTCCAGCGCCGGGAGAGACGAAGGCAAGGTAAGACAGAAGTTAATCGAGACGGGAACGGTGGACATAATGATCGCGATCCGCTCTAACTTTTTCTATACCCGCTCCGTACCCTGCGAGTTGTGGTTTCTCAATCGAGGGAAACCCGCCGAGCTTCAAGATAAGATATTAATGATCGATGCCCGCAATATTTACCGGAAAGTAAACCGGACGATCAACGATTTTAGCCCAGAGCAGTTAGAGAATATTCTCTCGATTGTCTGGCTCTATCGGAGCGAATCGAAGCGTTTTATCGATTTGGTTGTCGGTTATTGCCAGAGTATCGATCGAGAGTATCAGGGATCGATCGCTCTTTTACAAAACTATCGCGAGCATCTGGACAAGTTAACCGAGGCCCTAGAGAAATTTTATAATCTCATCGATGAAAAAGACGGAACATGGTTAGAACTCCGAACAGCATCTGAGCTTTTCAAAGATGACATGGATAAATACGCCGGTTTCGCTCCGATTTCCTATAACGCTGATGATTTAGAGACTTTACACGAGGCTGTCCGCTGTTATCACGAATACAGCGAATTTAGCCGGGATCTGGGCAAACAGGCGGATCTGGTGAATAAATTATTAGGTCGAGCGATCGAGCGTGCCGAGAAGGATCTGGGAGCAAGAGATAGTAAACTGTGGTGGAATTCCCGCGAACTCAACACCTTACGCAAAGAAGCTGATACAAGCCGTCAGAATGCGATCGAACAGCTTAAATCGGTTCGTGGTTTCTACCGTCACGCTCACTGGTTATTAGAAAGGTTCCCCGATGCCAAGCTGCGGGATGTGGAAGGGTTGGTTAAAGTGGTCGATCGCGAGGAGTTACAGGCGAATGATTGGAGTTTAACCCCCGGACGCTATGTCGGCGTTTCCCCAGAGGAGGAAGATGAGGATTTCGATTTCGAGGAAACGTTACGCGAAATTCATCTGGAGTTAAATGATCTCAACTCCGAGGCGATTCGTTTAGCTGATGAAATTGCTAAGAATTTTGAAGGGTTAGGAATTTAA
- a CDS encoding endonuclease domain-containing protein gives MEIAIVSKLKYGVYFLPYNPDLVPRAKEMRKNPTPTEKKLWAFLRQFPLKMWRQRPIDHFIVDFYCPKLKLVIEVDGEVHLTPEAMAYDARRTKVLEGYGLTVIRFTNDEVKYDFEAVCEKISGFISSLPVCTEVDDPP, from the coding sequence ATGGAGATAGCGATCGTGTCTAAATTAAAATACGGTGTTTATTTTCTACCCTACAATCCCGATTTAGTACCTAGAGCCAAGGAAATGCGAAAAAATCCCACACCGACAGAAAAAAAGTTATGGGCTTTTCTCCGACAATTTCCTTTAAAAATGTGGCGACAGCGACCGATCGATCATTTTATCGTTGATTTCTATTGTCCGAAGTTGAAATTAGTGATCGAGGTGGATGGGGAGGTTCATCTTACTCCGGAGGCAATGGCTTATGATGCTAGAAGAACGAAGGTTTTAGAGGGATACGGATTAACGGTGATCCGTTTCACCAATGATGAGGTTAAATACGATTTCGAGGCGGTTTGTGAGAAAATATCGGGGTTTATTTCTTCGCTTCCTGTCTGTACGGAGGTTGATGATCCTCCTTAG
- a CDS encoding DHH family phosphoesterase has product MMAELLSLVPAKSLETDVLVGEASAVCPLPPVTVSNDTLLISLIDRLRRTLENHRGENQIVVMQDFPDPDALSSAWAYQIIAEQYDIHCDIVYAGTLSHQENVALVKLTGLPAKRWGVHTLKDRDLSVYQGCVFVDGQGTNSQLTTLVKQAKIPIIAVIDHHTRQGELEAEFVDIRPQIRATATILTQYIQKGLISFNTSDTVHVKCATALMHGLRSDTNNLMQAQECEFIAAGYLSRFYDAQLLNAVLQSARSRRVMDVIERALKNRIIKNNYSIAGVGYLRYDDRDAIPQAADFLVTEENVHTALVYGIVHDEDEEIELVIGSMRTSKITLDPDEFLKEAFGQDNQGRFFGGGRYMAGGFEIPIGFLGGFNNNAEYAKLKWELYDTQIKQKLSHLVNPDEKVIRT; this is encoded by the coding sequence ATGATGGCTGAATTACTGAGTCTAGTTCCTGCCAAATCCCTCGAAACCGATGTATTGGTAGGGGAAGCGTCGGCAGTATGTCCCCTTCCTCCAGTCACGGTTAGTAATGATACCCTACTTATTTCCCTGATCGATCGCCTGCGACGTACTTTGGAAAATCATCGCGGCGAAAATCAAATTGTGGTGATGCAGGATTTCCCAGATCCCGATGCTCTTTCTAGTGCCTGGGCCTATCAAATTATCGCCGAACAGTACGATATTCACTGCGATATAGTCTATGCGGGTACTCTCTCCCATCAGGAAAATGTCGCTTTGGTAAAACTAACGGGTTTACCGGCTAAACGTTGGGGAGTCCATACCCTCAAGGATAGAGATCTTTCGGTTTATCAGGGTTGTGTTTTTGTCGATGGTCAGGGAACCAATAGTCAGTTAACCACTCTGGTTAAACAGGCAAAAATTCCCATTATTGCCGTGATTGATCATCATACTCGCCAAGGGGAGCTAGAGGCGGAATTTGTCGATATTCGTCCCCAAATCCGGGCAACAGCGACGATATTAACCCAATATATCCAAAAAGGGTTAATAAGTTTTAATACTAGCGATACCGTCCATGTTAAGTGTGCCACAGCTTTGATGCACGGATTGCGATCGGATACGAATAATTTAATGCAAGCGCAAGAATGTGAATTTATCGCTGCTGGTTATCTCAGTCGTTTCTACGATGCCCAATTATTAAACGCTGTCCTGCAATCGGCCAGATCCCGACGGGTGATGGATGTGATTGAACGGGCCTTAAAAAACCGTATTATTAAAAATAATTATTCGATCGCCGGGGTGGGTTATTTGCGTTATGATGACCGGGATGCGATTCCCCAAGCTGCCGATTTTTTGGTGACAGAAGAAAATGTTCACACGGCTTTAGTTTATGGTATCGTTCACGATGAAGATGAGGAGATCGAGTTAGTCATTGGTTCTATGCGTACCAGTAAAATTACCCTAGATCCCGATGAATTTCTCAAGGAAGCTTTCGGACAGGATAACCAAGGTCGCTTTTTTGGTGGTGGTCGTTACATGGCCGGAGGTTTTGAAATTCCTATCGGTTTCCTCGGTGGTTTTAATAATAATGCCGAATACGCAAAACTTAAGTGGGAACTGTATGACACCCAAATTAAACAGAAACTTTCCCATCTAGTTAACCCAGATGAAAAGGTAATTCGCACCTAG
- the sixA gene encoding phosphohistidine phosphatase SixA, which translates to MKLYFVRHGLAGQSGDYLNDGERPLTEEGRAKTAKIAQRLGQLGVKFDLILTSPLVRAVQTAEILQKAGLSRKIEQFNPLSPNGNIQDWVQWWQKSDYQREENAIALVGHEPDLGYWTEMLVWGKFQGKLSVKKAGIIGLEVPNQENPLGKCQLFWLTAPKLLL; encoded by the coding sequence ATGAAACTTTATTTTGTGCGTCATGGATTAGCAGGACAATCGGGGGATTATCTCAACGATGGGGAACGTCCTTTAACCGAGGAAGGTAGGGCCAAAACTGCTAAAATTGCCCAAAGATTAGGACAGTTGGGGGTGAAATTTGACCTAATTTTGACTTCTCCCCTGGTGCGTGCCGTGCAAACCGCCGAAATTTTGCAAAAAGCGGGTTTAAGCCGTAAAATTGAGCAATTTAATCCCCTATCGCCCAATGGCAATATTCAAGATTGGGTGCAATGGTGGCAAAAGTCCGACTATCAGCGAGAGGAAAATGCGATCGCACTGGTAGGCCACGAACCGGATTTAGGCTATTGGACGGAAATGCTAGTTTGGGGCAAGTTTCAAGGGAAATTATCGGTCAAAAAAGCGGGAATAATTGGTCTAGAGGTTCCCAATCAAGAAAATCCCCTAGGTAAGTGTCAGTTATTCTGGTTGACAGCACCGAAATTACTTCTCTAG
- a CDS encoding metal ABC transporter ATP-binding protein produces MQTTITVSHLGVYYRGVEALRDITLKIHPGRLTGIIGPNGAGKSTLIKAMLGLIPVQQGSVNYQGQSLQQQLDKVAYVPQRSQIDWTYPVTAWDVVMMGRVRKTGWFRPFSHISRQRALNALERVEMADLRHRPLGQLSGGQQQRVFLARSLAQEAEIFCFDEPFVGVDQKTEGILFNIFGELAQENKIVMVVNHDLGESITHFADLILLNKELILADQRSKVLTDFNLRRAYGGKVSFYDAMTPPDHRRSSLDYLDRLSKNNAIN; encoded by the coding sequence ATGCAAACGACAATTACAGTTAGTCATCTAGGAGTATATTATCGCGGCGTGGAAGCCCTACGGGATATCACCCTGAAAATTCATCCAGGACGATTAACCGGTATTATCGGTCCCAACGGTGCGGGCAAAAGTACCCTGATCAAAGCCATGCTAGGATTAATTCCCGTACAACAGGGAAGCGTTAACTATCAAGGGCAATCTCTACAGCAACAACTGGATAAAGTCGCTTATGTTCCCCAAAGATCTCAAATCGACTGGACCTATCCCGTCACCGCTTGGGATGTGGTAATGATGGGGAGAGTCAGAAAAACGGGTTGGTTTCGTCCTTTTTCCCATATTAGTCGTCAACGGGCTTTAAATGCCCTAGAACGGGTGGAAATGGCTGATTTACGCCATCGTCCCCTCGGTCAGTTGTCGGGAGGACAACAGCAAAGAGTCTTTTTAGCCAGATCTTTGGCCCAAGAAGCGGAGATTTTCTGTTTTGATGAACCTTTCGTTGGGGTAGATCAGAAAACCGAGGGGATTCTTTTTAATATCTTTGGTGAGTTAGCCCAAGAAAATAAAATTGTCATGGTCGTTAACCATGATTTAGGCGAATCTATCACCCATTTTGCTGATTTAATCCTCTTAAATAAAGAATTGATCCTCGCCGATCAACGATCTAAGGTCTTAACTGATTTTAATCTCCGGCGTGCCTATGGGGGTAAAGTCTCCTTCTACGATGCCATGACACCACCAGATCATCGCCGATCGAGTCTCGATTATCTCGATCGCCTGTCGAAAAACAATGCGATAAACTAG
- a CDS encoding Uma2 family endonuclease, whose translation MLSTTETKYYTPEEYLALEETSEDKNEYRQGEIIPMVGATTNHNQICLNFCRNFPLNINNQDYYTYMETVRLWLSYYSIYTYPDVMVIKGQPLYQGNSQSNVINPLIIVEVLSNSTQAYDRGDKFKFYRSLPTFQEYILIEQSSYSVERYYKQKDDQWLVDFLTGENAVLQLVSVDWQISLQDLYQRVNFDLAET comes from the coding sequence ATGTTAAGCACTACCGAAACTAAATATTATACTCCCGAAGAATATCTAGCTCTGGAGGAAACGTCCGAGGATAAAAATGAATATCGTCAAGGAGAAATTATCCCAATGGTAGGAGCCACCACTAATCACAATCAGATTTGTCTAAATTTTTGCCGTAATTTTCCTTTAAATATCAATAATCAAGATTATTATACCTACATGGAAACGGTGCGTTTATGGCTGTCATATTATAGTATTTACACCTATCCCGATGTGATGGTGATTAAAGGTCAACCTCTCTATCAAGGTAATAGTCAATCTAACGTGATCAATCCTTTAATTATTGTCGAAGTTCTCTCTAATTCTACCCAAGCTTATGATCGAGGGGATAAGTTTAAATTCTATCGTTCCTTGCCAACTTTTCAAGAATATATTCTGATTGAACAATCTAGTTATAGTGTAGAACGTTACTATAAACAAAAGGATGATCAATGGTTAGTTGATTTCCTTACAGGGGAAAATGCAGTTTTACAATTGGTGTCGGTAGATTGGCAGATTTCTTTGCAAGATTTATATCAAAGAGTCAATTTTGACCTAGCGGAAACCTAA
- the ftsY gene encoding signal recognition particle-docking protein FtsY translates to MFNWFRRQKVQPEQEQAPPAPVEETPSEATSQEDYLDWAKKAFKNIQEKKATAEAVVSEPSETSIAETEPLQEEEPVKEEETEDNTPAWLKKSDRLEILKETAIETPTEPDEDFIWSAKVLANQGRQAEDVSEEEITWLKKLRQGLGKTRRSLVNQLKAVVGQGPLNQDAVEEIEALLLQADVGVDATDYIITTLQNKLKQEALPPEKAIEYLKEIIREILDAPLANYSNPGFEPEKGKLNIWMLTGVNGVGKTTTIGKLAHLSKQSGYSCIIAAADTFRAAAVEQVKVWGERSQVEVIANPGKNTDPAAVVYDGIEAAKSREVELLLVDTAGRLQNKKNLMAELSKIRRIIDKKAESAVVESLLVLDATLGQNGLRQAEVFSEAAQLSGVILTKIDGTAKGGVALAVARQLNLPIRFVGAGEGIEDLRPFSSYEFVEALLSGD, encoded by the coding sequence ATGTTTAACTGGTTCCGTCGTCAGAAAGTCCAACCCGAACAAGAACAAGCACCCCCTGCACCCGTAGAGGAAACCCCCAGCGAGGCAACCAGTCAGGAAGACTATTTAGATTGGGCCAAAAAAGCCTTTAAAAATATTCAAGAGAAAAAAGCCACGGCCGAGGCCGTCGTGAGCGAACCCTCTGAAACATCTATTGCTGAAACCGAACCTCTGCAAGAGGAAGAACCGGTTAAAGAAGAAGAAACCGAGGATAATACCCCCGCATGGCTGAAAAAATCTGATCGCCTCGAAATTCTCAAAGAAACCGCCATCGAAACCCCCACAGAACCAGATGAGGACTTTATCTGGTCCGCCAAAGTTTTAGCCAATCAGGGACGACAAGCAGAGGACGTTTCGGAAGAAGAAATCACTTGGTTAAAAAAATTGCGTCAGGGTTTAGGCAAAACGCGCCGCAGCTTGGTCAATCAGCTTAAGGCCGTGGTCGGTCAGGGTCCCCTCAATCAAGATGCGGTGGAGGAAATCGAAGCTTTATTGCTTCAGGCCGATGTGGGGGTAGATGCCACCGATTATATTATCACTACCCTCCAAAATAAGCTAAAACAGGAAGCTCTGCCCCCCGAAAAAGCGATCGAATATCTCAAAGAAATTATCCGCGAGATTTTAGATGCACCTTTAGCCAATTATAGCAACCCCGGTTTTGAGCCAGAAAAAGGCAAATTAAATATCTGGATGCTCACAGGAGTTAACGGAGTCGGTAAAACGACGACTATCGGCAAATTAGCCCATTTATCTAAACAATCTGGCTATAGCTGTATAATCGCCGCTGCCGACACCTTTCGCGCTGCTGCCGTGGAACAGGTGAAAGTTTGGGGAGAGCGATCGCAAGTCGAAGTAATTGCCAACCCGGGCAAAAATACCGACCCGGCCGCCGTGGTGTACGATGGCATCGAAGCCGCTAAATCTAGGGAGGTAGAATTACTTTTAGTAGATACGGCGGGAAGATTGCAGAATAAAAAGAATTTAATGGCAGAATTAAGCAAAATTCGCCGCATTATCGACAAAAAAGCCGAGAGTGCCGTGGTGGAATCCCTTCTAGTTCTCGATGCCACTTTAGGACAAAACGGGCTGCGACAGGCCGAGGTTTTCTCGGAAGCTGCCCAATTAAGCGGCGTGATCCTGACTAAAATCGATGGTACAGCTAAAGGAGGTGTCGCCCTTGCCGTAGCGCGTCAGCTTAACCTACCGATTCGCTTTGTTGGCGCTGGGGAAGGAATCGAGGATCTGCGGCCCTTTTCCAGTTACGAATTCGTGGAAGCTTTACTGAGTGGCGATTAA
- a CDS encoding Uma2 family endonuclease yields MLSTTETKYYTPEEYLALEETSEDKNEYRQGEIIPMVGATTNHNQIAGNFYRRFPLTINNQDYYTYMETVRLWLSDYSIYTYPDVMVIKGQPLYQGNSQSNVINPLIIVEVLSNSTQAYDRGDKFKFYRSLPTFQEYILIEQSSYSVERYYKQKDDQWLVDFLTGENAVLQLVSVDWQISLQDLYQRVNFDLAET; encoded by the coding sequence ATGTTAAGCACTACCGAAACTAAATATTATACTCCCGAAGAATATCTCGCTCTGGAGGAAACGTCCGAAGATAAAAATGAATATCGTCAAGGAGAAATTATCCCAATGGTAGGAGCTACCACTAATCACAATCAGATTGCTGGAAACTTCTATCGAAGATTTCCTCTGACTATCAATAATCAAGATTATTATACCTACATGGAAACGGTGCGTTTATGGCTGTCAGATTATAGCATTTACACCTATCCCGATGTGATGGTGATTAAAGGTCAACCTCTCTATCAAGGTAATAGTCAATCTAACGTGATCAATCCTTTAATTATTGTCGAAGTTCTCTCTAATTCTACCCAAGCTTATGATCGAGGGGATAAGTTTAAATTCTATCGTTCTCTGCCAACTTTTCAGGAATATATTCTGATTGAACAATCTAGTTATAGTGTAGAACGTTACTATAAACAAAAGGATGATCAATGGTTAGTTGATTTCCTTACAGGGGAAAATGCAGTTTTACAATTGGTGTCGGTGGATTGGCAGATTTCTTTGCAAGATTTATATCAAAGAGTCAATTTTGACCTAGCAGAAACCTAA